The following proteins are encoded in a genomic region of uncultured Fibrobacter sp.:
- a CDS encoding IMP cyclohydrolase yields the protein MTYTDEAKQNFKTLSKNPYPGRGIVLGTSADGKSYVQVYWIMGRSVNSRNRVFEMEAKTGFMKTKAFDESKLTDPHLIIYYPARHTADVQIITNGDQTDTIYDAIKLGGTFESALATRQYEDDAPNFTPRISGIHYKNAQPALYKLSILKSRNNCEDAGCERMTFEFEKALPGLGHFISTYETDGNPIPSFKGFPQLMPIFDNAEDTLKKYWAALDKDNKVSLMVKWIDRKTFKAKTLIVNKNK from the coding sequence ATGACATACACAGACGAAGCAAAACAGAATTTCAAGACCCTCTCCAAGAACCCCTATCCCGGTCGTGGCATCGTGCTCGGCACCAGCGCCGACGGCAAGTCCTACGTTCAGGTCTACTGGATCATGGGTCGCAGCGTGAACAGCCGCAACCGCGTTTTCGAGATGGAAGCCAAGACTGGCTTCATGAAGACGAAGGCTTTCGACGAATCCAAACTCACGGATCCGCACCTGATTATCTACTACCCGGCCCGTCACACGGCTGATGTTCAGATTATCACGAACGGCGACCAGACCGACACCATTTACGATGCCATCAAGCTCGGCGGTACCTTTGAAAGCGCCCTCGCTACGCGTCAGTACGAAGACGATGCCCCGAACTTCACGCCGCGTATTTCCGGCATTCACTACAAGAACGCCCAGCCGGCTCTCTACAAGCTCTCTATCCTCAAGAGCCGTAACAACTGCGAAGACGCCGGTTGCGAACGCATGACGTTCGAGTTCGAAAAGGCTCTGCCGGGTCTCGGCCACTTTATCAGCACCTACGAAACCGACGGCAACCCGATTCCTAGCTTCAAGGGTTTCCCGCAGTTGATGCCGATTTTTGACAATGCCGAAGACACGCTCAAGAAGTACTGGGCAGCTCTCGACAAGGACAACAAGGTGTCGCTCATGGTCAAGTGGATTGACCGCAAGACCTTCAAGGCCAAGACCCTGATTGTGAATAAAAACAAGTAG